The region CGGGCCTGGCGCTACAGCAGCACCAGCGCAGGCAGCACTGCGCTGTGCTCAGTTCGCAGGCGGCTCGAAAAGGTGGGCGGTCAGGGGCGAGCGGTACGCTGGCTGTGGTGTCGCTCCCCGAACACGGCCCTGTTGATCGTGGCGTGCACGCCGAAATTTCCGTCGGCGACTTGCGTGATGCCGAAGTCGGCGGCGAGCGACATGATGCTCAGCACCTCGTCCTCCGTGAGATCGTATGTTTGCATGATGAATCGGCGCGTCTGGCGGAAGGCGTTGCGCAGCGCCAAATCGATGGTGGATTTCTTGTAAACGTCCGACTGTGCGTTGCTGCCCAGGTCCTTGAGATAGTTGGGGTGGCTGAAGCTCTGTATCACCCAGCTGTGCTGGGTTTCTATGAGCGGCGAGTTAAGACCGCGCAGGAAAGCCGGGCATGCGTCGCCCGCCTTATGCAGCTTTATCACGATGTCGCCCGTCAGCGAACACTCAAGCCCCGTGCCGTTGATCTCGCCGTCCGCCTGCGCGAAATGTCCATCGCCGAGCGAGAGCAGTGCGCCCTGAACCGCAACGGGCAAATAAAGCTTCGCACCGGCTCCAATCCTCCAATTGTCGACATTGCCGCCGAAATAGCCCGGCGGAATGGAATCGACCAGGTCGGCCTCGCGCGGAGCCACCGCGATGCACCCGAAATGCATGCGCGCCGGTATGAGCACGCCGCTTCCACTCAAGTCGCGATGCGAAACCTTGCTGTGGTCGACGGGCACGCCAGGATAGTCGATCGTCTCGTGGACAACGCCGAAGGGGTCGGTCTGCGGCTGCCATTCGTAGCTGTATAGCGGCCGCGCGGTGGCCGGGCACTGCATGTCGATCTCGAAGATAGTCACCGTTTCGCGTTTGACCTCCCGGTCCAGAAGGTCGTGATACTGAAACCCCCACCATGCCGATACGTTCGATGCAAAGGCCTTGCCGGGGAAGGCAGCGCTTGGCCTTGGCCGAATATCGACGAACTCGATCTCGAGCACGTCGCCCGGCTCGGCGCCGCGCACATAGATCGGACCGGTCATGATGTGAACGCCGAATCCCTCGCCGGTGCCGCGCCCGAAGATCGACGCGTTGGCCGGACCGGCACCGCGACGGTCGACGCGCTTGTGTTCGGGTGACCAATCGAACACGCTTTCGGCCCCGCTATCACCTGCCACCATCCGCTGCCAGTCGTCGCCGGCGTGCTGAGTGAGTGTCTCGACGGTGACTATATCGCCCGAATCGACGCGTAACACCGGCGGCAGCGAGCGGCTGAAAAAGCCCCAATGCACGGTCTCCGCTGTTGCTGGCAAATGCCAATGATCCGTGCGTTCGCGCGCTCTTACCGTTGGCGGCCGATCCATAGGGGCCTGGAGCATTGGGGCAGCCCGCGCCGCCGCCATCTTGCGGCCGTCAGGTTTGCCGCGCAGCAGATAAGCTTCCTCCGTCTGCGCCCTAGCGCGCCTCGCTTGCGTGGGACTCATTCCAAACGTCGCGCTGAAAACGCGGCTGAAATGCGATTGATCGCGAAAGCCCCAGCGCTGGCCGATCGCGGCGACGCTTTCATGTGCATGGTTGGGATCCGCCAGGTCTATGCGGCAATGCTCGAGGCGCTGCTGGCGCACATAATCGGAGAAGCTTCCGCCGCGCCCCTCGAACAGTTTCTGTGCGTAACGGACGGAAAGCCCTTCTAGTCTAGCGATGCCTGCCAAGGCGAGCTCCGGGTCGGACAGCCGCGCGTCGATCGCCGCCGCGACGCGCCTGAAATGCGCCGCTTGCACACCGGTCAGGCTGCCAGCGGGCTCGCGCACCTCGCCGAGCAGGGCGCTTGCCACGAGCTCCGTCAAGGCCACCTCGGCCGCGGTCAGATCGGCTGCACCGGAAGTCTCGAGATTTGAGCCCAGCGTTCGCAATCCGGACTTCGCGACCGCAGCGACGACGGTGCTGCCCAGCACTTTCGGCAAGCGAATGCCGCTGCGGCCAAGGCGTGCCTCCAGCGGACCGGCGGCCGCCTGAAGCAGGAACGCGCGGAAGTCGCTGCGAAAGGTCAACGACCAGTCGTCGGCCGTGCCCAGCACCATCATGTCGCCGTCAGCGAGATCGAACGCCTGTTGCGAGGCGACAAGGCGCCCGCGCCCGGCAACGATAAGAGCGAAGAGGATCCCGTGGCTTCGGCGCATCGGCACGATGCGCTGCGGTGTGCCGGAGACGTCGGCGAGGCGCGTGGTGGCGTTCGCTGCCCGCAGGCGCATTGTGCCTCTCGGGATCGGCTGATCGTCGACAGACGCGGAAAGGGAAAGCTCCCCGAACCAGTCGAGCCACGCCCTATGACGTTGATCGAGGGGCAGATGGTCGATCGATCGCGGAGCCGCAAACATATGAAGAGGGTCCTTGTTGTTCCGCGACACGTGACGTCCATCGGGCGCCCGTCGGCCGCAGATCGAGTATATCGCGACGCCGGCTACAGTATTTGTGCGCATGCGAACAATCTCTTGACTTTATCCGGTCAACAGGCGGAGCTCAAGCTTGCACAATGTTACCGGCGTTCTCATAACGCGTTGAATTAGCGCGCGTTTTTGAGGTGGCCACCGCGACGTATTGATTTTCGTGGCCGTTTCGCTGGATTGCCGGTGGCGCCTGTGGTGCATAACATCGCGCATATTCCTTCCAACAAAAAACAAGGGGACTGTTCATGTGCAAAGGCGATGATGTCAGCTGTCCGCATTTCGAACTTCACTACAAGAAGTTGAAGCAAGATCTAAATGCCGAGCGTCGCGGCTTTCTGAAGGGTGGCCTGTTCGCGGCCAGCGGACTGGCCACGCTGGGCGCCGGTGGCATCTCGCTGGTCACACCGGCACTGGCGCAGGCCACGACATCGAAGCTGCCTGCCCAACGCGCCTATCACTATTTGCCGGCCAACGCCGAGACTGTGCATTGGGGCTACTTCAGCAAATCACTGAAGCCGCGCATCGAGGTCAATTCCGGCGACATCGTCACGATCGAGTCGCTCACCCACCATGCGGGCGATGACCTGGAGCGCATGGTTGAGGGCGACGAGGGTGCAGAGAGCGTCTATCTCTGGACGAAAGAGAAGAAGGGCGTCGACCGCCGCGGTGCCGGCCCTACCGACCCGGCAAAGTACAAGAAAGGCTCTGGTGAGGGGCAGGGCGTGCACATCATGACCGGCCCAGTCTATGTCCGCGACGCGGAGCCAGGCGACATACTGGAGGTGCGGATTCTCGATTGCGAGCCGCGTCCGTCCGGCAATCCCAAGTTCGGCGGCAAGTCATATGGCTCCAACGCGGCGGCCAATTGGGGCTTCCACTATAACGACCTCCTTGGCGGCACCAAGCGCGAGGTCGTCACCATCTACGAGGTCGACATCGCCAGCGGCAAGAGCTGGGCCGAAGCGGTGTACAATTTCCAATGGGTGCCGCAGACCGATCCGTTCGGCGTCAAGCATGACACGATCGACTACCCTGGTGTTCCCGTCGACCATAGCCTGACCAAACGGAACTACGATGTGCTGAAGGGGGTGAGACTGCCTATTCGCCCGCATTTCGGCACGATCGGGCTGGCGCCGAAGGAAGCGGACGTCGTAGACACCATCCCGCCGAGTTACACCGGCGGCAACATCGACAACTGGCGCATCGGCAAGGGCGCCACGATGTATTATCCGGTCTCGGTCGACGGCGCGCTGCTCTCGGTCGGTGATCCCCATGCCAGCCAAGGCGACAGCGAATTGTGCGGCACGGCGATCGAATGCTCGCTCACCGGTACGTTCCAGCTCATCTTGCACAAGAAAGCGGACCTTGCCGGCACACCGCTCGAGGAGCTCAACTACCCCATGCTCGAGACGCAAACCGACTGGCTCGTGCACGGGTTTTCCTACGCCAACTACCTCGAGGAACTGGGACCGAGCGCTCAGAGCGACATCTATTCCAAGTCGTCTGTCGACAGAGCGCTGCGCGATGCGTTCCGGAAAATGCGCCATTTCCTCATGAAAACCAAAGGACTAACAGAGGACGAGGCGATTTCGCTGATGTCGATCGGAGTGGACTTCGGCATCACCCAGGTCGTTGATGGAAACTGGGGGGTGCATGCGGTGGTGAAGAAGGACATCTTCGCCGCACGTGCCGCGTGAGATGTGTTTGGTAGGGGCGACCAAATCTCGCACCACATGAGCTGGAAGGAAGTCGGGAGTCGAGCGAGGTTTTGTTGGTAGCCCCGGTCAATCTGATTGCGATTTGCCGGGATGGAATGGCCTTTGAAGCTACGGGGGTGGTTTCGCAGCGAACGTCAGAGCCGTCTTTCTTGGCCGTTTCGGCGCTGCTCTTCGCCGCCAGCGCGGCAGTCACCATCGTCTGGAGCGCGCCCATGTCATGGATGGGCGGGATGCCGATGCCTGGCACGGCTGGACGATGTCGATGACGTGGATGCGGATGCCCGGACAGACATGGTCCGCTGCCGCGGCATCGTTCCTCGGCATGTGGCTTGTGAAGATGATGATGGCAATGATGCTGCCGTCCCTGGTGCCGATGCTGCGGCGCTACCGCCAAGCCGTCGCCAATGCGGGCGAAATACGGCTCGGCCGGCTGACCACGCTCGAGGGCGAGCTTGCAATCGTCACTGGGGCAGCCATCAGCGAAGACCAGACACTCCGCGCGCGCCCAAGCAACGGGCGGACTTTTTGAGGCGACTTTTACCCAAGCGGCCCATTGGTACACTCGCGAAAGTCGCGAGCGACGGTCCATAGCTCTAAAAGGATGTATCGTACCAATTAGCTTGTGCTGTAGAACGCCCAGGCAACCAGCGGAGGGTTTTATAGATCAAGGCGGGGCTATGCGCTTTTGCTTTGCGTCCGTGAACTGACCGGATGAGTCAATCCTTTTTGCCGCCCTTCACGACCCGCAAACCTGCCGCTTTAAGCCGCCCTTGAACGATTCCCATGCCTGCGTCAATCCGGTTCATGCTGGCTGCCAAGGCGCGCGCCATGCTCTCACTTAGACCATTGTCGCGGACACTGTGCCAGACGACGGGGCGACCCGTTTCGGTGTCAACGACGTTCCAGCTACCGTTCTCGTTTTGCTGGATCGTGTAGCGCGGCGTCTCGCTCACAACAGCTGGTCTCGCTCTGGTTTGCCCTTTGCACGCCTGCGTTCGTCTAGCAGGTTGAGCAACTCGTTTAGATCGTCCGCCGCGTATAGCTGCAAGCCAGTCTGCAGCACGCCTTCCCAACGTGCGGGCATTCCAGTGAAGCGATCGATCACGCTCCACAGTCCGTTGCCGTCATCCTTCAATTCATATCGCTTGGCCATGCCGGCATTTTAGCGCACGCTCAAATGCCGCGCTAGGCGTCATGAACTATCGGGAAGGCTCATCGAGCGGGTGGGTTTCTTCGATGACGTTTTTGCCGTGCGCCCAATAACGCGCGGACTTGCGAAAGGCCGCAATGGTTCATAAGTCTTTGTAAAGGTGGCCTGAGGCAGGCGGCCTTCTGCGAGAAATTCTCAAAGCAGCAGCTTGAAGAAAATCGGCCACGAAAAGAGCCCGACGGTATGAGAGACCAGCGGGCTCATAGAGTTAAAGGGCCAATAATGTGGCTATCCTTCATGCACAGTTTCGGTGGATTTCGAATAAGCTATTGATACTAAATCCACTACATTCCAAGTCGCACAATATAAAGCGCTGACACGGCAATACGACCCTAAGTCGCTCCATGCGAAAATCGCTCAATACTTAAAGGGTGTGCCCGCGCAGGCAGGATATTACACTTATAGGTGGATGACGCAATGCATTTTTAGGGGTTTTTCGGCGGTTTGGTGTAAATCATTGTAGCGCAATCGCATTAGTAGCTCAGTGTTGTTGCGGAGTTCAGGATTCGTTCGGTCTCGACGCTTGATTTTTTGGACAGCTCCACCCACTCCGCGACATTCCAGATTAACAAAAAAGAGGCCCTCTCCGGTGGGGGAGAGGGCCGAGACTGGATGTGATCATGCGAGCTTATAGTAGTGCTCTCTTTTTCGTTGTCTAGGTGATGGGCGTCGTTCGTCTGGTGGCCTGATCTTCGACGACACGACAACGCATGGCGCGACCAAGGCGCGAAGCTGAAGCCGCGTCTATCCAAACGCAGCATGCTGACCACTGGGGGGGCCGGTAAGGCTGAGTAGTGACTAAGCGGCAGAGGGGGAACTTTCCTTTTGCCGCAGCGTTTGAATATATCGCTCTCTCGGCGGAGGCGAAAGATTTAGGAGTGCCCGTCGATCGACGGGCACCTTTTTTATGACACCCGATCCTGTCGTTGGCGCCTGGATCGCACCAGCGCGGAGCCCGTCGATAGCTCTAAAGGCGTATATGGCAGCATATTAGCTTGTGCTGTGTTATGGATCAGGAAAGATCAGAGCTGCAGCCCTCGCGGAGCGATGAGGATCGGCGTGAGTTTCTGAAAAGTTGCGGACGTTCGCAGCGGTCACTCCTCCGCTGGTGACGATGCTGCTCTCAACCAGCCTCACATCCTCCTTGATGGTGAGGATCGCGTTCTCCGGCATCACGTAGACATGGTTTGGCTCGGTCGGGATCCCGTCTTCGGCGACGAGTACCGGCATTTCTGTATAGCGGCTCACCACCTCGTTGAGGAGGCTCTGACGTTGCGGATTCAGATGGGTTACGATGACGAAGGCCATCTCTGGCCGTGCCGGCAGCCCCCGGAAGAAGCCTTCCACGGCAGGAATACCACCAGCCGATGCCCCTATGCCGACGATGGGTAACGTTGCCGTTCGGATAATATCGTCATCGTTTCCTGCTGCGCAGATGACCTAAACAAGCTTATCATCATAGGGTGAAGCGCCACCCTGCGCCCGCAACGACGTCCAGGCAACTACCCTGAATGTCGACTTCGTCGCCGTGAAAGGATTCGTGTCCGTGACCAGGAGTGACGAATCACTTATTTTGGGAACGACTTCGATGGGTTGGCGGTTCTGCATACGGCCTTTCAGGAGGTCCGAAAATGAAAGAAGTGCCATGGCACGTTCCACTGTCGGTGACGCTGCAAAACGGTATGAAGCGACGGTTCTGCGGCCCTTACGACGCACTTGATTTCCTCGAGAACGAATGGCCGATGCATCGCACGCAGCAGGTCCGGGCCGTCCGAGCCTGTCGCGCCGCTTTGCATCACCCGCAATATTCTGATTGGGCAAGAAATTCCTTCGTAGCCGCATGCATTGAAGCGTCCTTCGCCTGCAGCGACGTCTTGGAACGAGCCAAGCCGTCCCGGCCGGATTTTACATCAGCCTCCGGTCGATTGGGGGCTGGGCCGGTAAAGCGGTAAAGCCCCGGCGGTACTAACGGTATTTCACGTCCTCGCGCCACCTCGATCCAGGAAAAACGGGCAAGATCCGCGGGGACGACCGCAGGGATGTCTTGCTCACGTGACTAGCTAGGGAAACGTCCAGATTCCATTGCAGAACGCCTCTCTGATTCAGCGACTGCTCTGGCTCGCGAGACCGCCAGATTCGGCTTCGCAATAAAGAGCGGTAACTGCGTCGGCACTGACTGGCCTGCTAAATAGATATCCCTGGAGTTCGTCGCAGCCGGACAACCGCACAGCCGTGGCCTGCTGTTCAGTCTCTATACCCTCGGCGGTGACGGGAATTTGCAGAGCATTGGCAAGAGCAACCGTTGCCTGAAGCACGGCGCCGGCATTATGGTCGAGGTCCAGCGCCGTCACCAAAGAGCGATCCACTTTTATACGGTCGAACCCAAAGCGCCGGAGTGATCCGATGCTGGCGTATCCAGAGCCAAAATCGTCTAGCGCAACTTTGACACCGATTTTCTTCAAGCCATCGATCGCCCGACGCGCCTGTTCTGGATTGGAAATCAGAACACCCTCCGTCACCTCAACCGTCAATCGACGCGGATCAAAATCCGCAGCTTTGATCGCTTCTTGGACCTGCGAGACGAAGCGCGGGTTCTTCAGCTGCAGCGGCGAAACGTTGACCCCGAGACTGAGCCTCGGCCATGCGGTGGCGGCGTGCAGGGACGTCCGCAAGACCTGCATTCCCAGCAGATCAATCATTCCCGCGCGCTCTGCGAGGGGGATGAATACATCCGGAGAAATTGCAGTACCAGCCTCTTTACGCCATCGCGCCAAAGCCTCCACGCCGGTGACCGCGCCCGACTGTGCATCGATCAGCGGCTGGAACATAACCGACATACCGTCATTCAACAGCGTGGCTCGCAGCTGACTCTCTAGTTCAGACTGTTGGAGGGCATCATCGTCAAAGCTGTCGTCGAAGTCGATGGTCATGCCGCGGCCAAGGTCCTTGGCTCGGTAAAGGGCGATGTCGGCGCGGCGCATGAGCTCGCCGGTCTCCACGGCACCTCGCTCAGAGACCGCGACGCCTATACTGCAGCCGATTTCGATCGACCGTCCGTCAATCTCGAATAGGCTGGCCAAGGCCTCTTGAAGCCGTCCCCCGAAGCTAGGGAGAAGCTCAGCACCGAGCTCATCGACGGTCACTACGGCGAATTCGTCGCCGCCAAGGCGCGCAGCAAACGCATCCTTCGGCAAAGCGTCCCGCAGCCGGTGGGCAACGGCGACGATCAGGGCGTCTCCGACGGCATGCCCCCAGGTGTCGTTGACGGCTTTGAAGCCGTCCAGATCGATGAAATGGAGCTTCACCTGCTTCTCGTTCAGTCGAGCCCAGTCGGACGCGGCAGCAACGTTCTCAAGCAGTCCGGCGCGGTTCAAGAGGCCCGTCAGAGGGTCATGCAATGCACGTAGGCGCGAAGAGTGTTCGCTTTTCCGCAAATTGTGAACCGTTGTGCCACCGGCTACCCCAATGCCGCAGAGAAACAGGATCAGGATGGCGCCTGCTGTTCGCAGATCCCCATCGACTTTCTCGTAACTTTTGGTCCCTGGTGCCATCGAGGGCCAGGTGAAAAAGGCAACGTCCTTAGAGGACACGCCTGTCAACGCGACGGCCAATCGCCCTGCAGCAGGCTTCGAAGCAAGACGCAGGCCGGCAATTGCAAAACTGTCGGACACCTCGGCCACCACGGCCGGGGTGATCAGCTTTGCGAAGACAAGCACATAGAAACGTCGCGAATCGAGCGCGTCGTCACTTTCGAACGGTTGGATTGCGGCCGCGCCGATCAGCTCAGTTCCCGCGGGGGAGCGCGCGAAATGCACGGGAACTGCATCGGACATCCTCGCGCGCCTCGCCGCGTCGATCAATCCTTCGAAGTCGTCAAAGAATTCGCTCGGCGGGACGTCCATCGGAGCGCCTTTGCGGTACGCAACGACCGGAAGATTCCGGCTATCGACGACGATCGCCGTGTCATACAAAGGGTAGTCGGCGGTGGTCGAGGCCCAGTTTTCGATGATCCAGTCGATGCGTGTTTCGGCGTTCACCTGGGCATAGGCATCATCCCAGTACGCGTTGTCCCGCAAGGTCGCCGCCATTTGCTTGCGAAGCGCGTGCACCGCTCCCGATGTTGCTTGCAGGGCTCTTTGATCATCGATTGCATCTGCGGTTGTGGTGATCGTCGCGATCGAGCCCGCAACCAGTCCGGCGAGGGCGGCTGCGACCAGAATGAAAACGGCGGCGACGAGCAGAACCAGTAACTGGGTGCGCCGATTTTCCGAAACTGTATTCCTGTGCATGGAGATACCTGCGGGGATGGCTCTATGAATTCCTCGGATAACCGGGGACGCAGGAGGCATCATGCCCGCAGTGCGCTGCGAATAGAGAGTATATGCTGCGGCCCTAATGGAGGCTTAACATCCCGCGGTTGGCACAGATGATCGCATGTTTTCTAGGCCCAGCCCGCAGGAAGCAAGCCAATCGCCTGTTCGCTGTTCAGCCGCGAGGCGGCTGGAGAATCGTTGCCGTTGCGCCGCTCATCCTCGTCGGCGTCCTTGCGCAGGATGGCAGCCGTCGGTGCAGGACGAGGCCGGTCCCAGGCTTCCTTTGCCTTACAGTCCCTCCGGTTTCTCGCGTCCCTGCCGCGCGGCATCTTGCCGTCAATGACCTGCCCGCACCAGCCTTCGGGGGCGGGACGCCCCGGCGATGGCCCGTGTTGGCCATGACGGCGGCGGCCGCTGCCGTCCGGCCTTTCACGCCGCGTCCTTCGGACCGAGCAATGAAAGGAGAAAATCATGGGACTCGACATGTACGCCTGCACTCTTCGCGAGTCGCCCGGCCGGCGCAAGCATCCGAACTTTCACGGCAGGATGGAACAGCTCTACCGCGAGAAGGGCGGCAATGACGCGAATTTCAATTGCGTCATTCTTCAGCTGACTGCCGAGGATCTCGATCGCCTGGAAACAGCGATCCATGATCGCAGCCTGCCGCCGACCGAAGGCTTCTTCTTCGGCGTGTCCGAGGGCAGCGAAGTCGACGATGATCTCGCTTTTGTCGCCAAGGCCCGCGAAGCGCTCGCGGCCGGCCTAGCTGTCTTCTACACATCCTGGTGGTAGTCACCCGGCGCCGGGACGGTTAGTCCGTCCCGGTTTCCGCCATCGGGCGGTATCATGCCACCTTTTCTACGGCTAAAGGAGTACCTGAGTGGCCGATGGCGACGCTCCCGGTCGCAGATGAGGATCAACGGGTGTACGTGATCGGACGTCCACTCGGGGGCGAGCTCAGCTTTTCTCTTCAGGACAACCAACTCCTGGACCACGAAGGTTCGACCAGCGGCAAGCCGACGATCTCCGGGCGGGTTCTCTTGCATTACCGAGCTCCTACCGAACCGGGAAGTTCCGGCAGTCAGTATTTTCGGCTGATTGGGATGTGATCGGTATCCACCATGCGGGGGCGGACTTCATGCCAAAGTTGAACGGGAAGGCCGACGCGCGCAAGGTCAGCGGCGGCCTGATCGAGAATGGAAGTCTCGCGGAAGTTCCAGGCCTGCCGCCAGGACTGAATCGTCGCAGTCGGAGCTGACCTCAGCATCTTCGCGACGGCAGCTCGGGCCCCTGCTTCGCGCCCAAGACGCATATAGGCAATAGCTAATAGCAACGGAGCGTCGGCGAATTCTGCGGCCTTCAGCACCTCAACCGCGTCTTCGTTTTTGCCAAGC is a window of Sinorhizobium numidicum DNA encoding:
- a CDS encoding acetamidase/formamidase family protein: MFAAPRSIDHLPLDQRHRAWLDWFGELSLSASVDDQPIPRGTMRLRAANATTRLADVSGTPQRIVPMRRSHGILFALIVAGRGRLVASQQAFDLADGDMMVLGTADDWSLTFRSDFRAFLLQAAAGPLEARLGRSGIRLPKVLGSTVVAAVAKSGLRTLGSNLETSGAADLTAAEVALTELVASALLGEVREPAGSLTGVQAAHFRRVAAAIDARLSDPELALAGIARLEGLSVRYAQKLFEGRGGSFSDYVRQQRLEHCRIDLADPNHAHESVAAIGQRWGFRDQSHFSRVFSATFGMSPTQARRARAQTEEAYLLRGKPDGRKMAAARAAPMLQAPMDRPPTVRARERTDHWHLPATAETVHWGFFSRSLPPVLRVDSGDIVTVETLTQHAGDDWQRMVAGDSGAESVFDWSPEHKRVDRRGAGPANASIFGRGTGEGFGVHIMTGPIYVRGAEPGDVLEIEFVDIRPRPSAAFPGKAFASNVSAWWGFQYHDLLDREVKRETVTIFEIDMQCPATARPLYSYEWQPQTDPFGVVHETIDYPGVPVDHSKVSHRDLSGSGVLIPARMHFGCIAVAPREADLVDSIPPGYFGGNVDNWRIGAGAKLYLPVAVQGALLSLGDGHFAQADGEINGTGLECSLTGDIVIKLHKAGDACPAFLRGLNSPLIETQHSWVIQSFSHPNYLKDLGSNAQSDVYKKSTIDLALRNAFRQTRRFIMQTYDLTEDEVLSIMSLAADFGITQVADGNFGVHATINRAVFGERHHSQRTARP
- a CDS encoding acetamidase/formamidase family protein, with protein sequence MCKGDDVSCPHFELHYKKLKQDLNAERRGFLKGGLFAASGLATLGAGGISLVTPALAQATTSKLPAQRAYHYLPANAETVHWGYFSKSLKPRIEVNSGDIVTIESLTHHAGDDLERMVEGDEGAESVYLWTKEKKGVDRRGAGPTDPAKYKKGSGEGQGVHIMTGPVYVRDAEPGDILEVRILDCEPRPSGNPKFGGKSYGSNAAANWGFHYNDLLGGTKREVVTIYEVDIASGKSWAEAVYNFQWVPQTDPFGVKHDTIDYPGVPVDHSLTKRNYDVLKGVRLPIRPHFGTIGLAPKEADVVDTIPPSYTGGNIDNWRIGKGATMYYPVSVDGALLSVGDPHASQGDSELCGTAIECSLTGTFQLILHKKADLAGTPLEELNYPMLETQTDWLVHGFSYANYLEELGPSAQSDIYSKSSVDRALRDAFRKMRHFLMKTKGLTEDEAISLMSIGVDFGITQVVDGNWGVHAVVKKDIFAARAA
- a CDS encoding DUF2182 domain-containing protein gives rise to the protein MDGRDADAWHGWTMSMTWMRMPGQTWSAAAASFLGMWLVKMMMAMMLPSLVPMLRRYRQAVANAGEIRLGRLTTLEGELAIVTGAAISEDQTLRARPSNGRTF
- a CDS encoding DUF982 domain-containing protein, with protein sequence MKRRFCGPYDALDFLENEWPMHRTQQVRAVRACRAALHHPQYSDWARNSFVAACIEASFACSDVLERAKPSRPDFTSASGRLGAGPVKR
- a CDS encoding putative bifunctional diguanylate cyclase/phosphodiesterase, with protein sequence MMPPASPVIRGIHRAIPAGISMHRNTVSENRRTQLLVLLVAAVFILVAAALAGLVAGSIATITTTADAIDDQRALQATSGAVHALRKQMAATLRDNAYWDDAYAQVNAETRIDWIIENWASTTADYPLYDTAIVVDSRNLPVVAYRKGAPMDVPPSEFFDDFEGLIDAARRARMSDAVPVHFARSPAGTELIGAAAIQPFESDDALDSRRFYVLVFAKLITPAVVAEVSDSFAIAGLRLASKPAAGRLAVALTGVSSKDVAFFTWPSMAPGTKSYEKVDGDLRTAGAILILFLCGIGVAGGTTVHNLRKSEHSSRLRALHDPLTGLLNRAGLLENVAAASDWARLNEKQVKLHFIDLDGFKAVNDTWGHAVGDALIVAVAHRLRDALPKDAFAARLGGDEFAVVTVDELGAELLPSFGGRLQEALASLFEIDGRSIEIGCSIGVAVSERGAVETGELMRRADIALYRAKDLGRGMTIDFDDSFDDDALQQSELESQLRATLLNDGMSVMFQPLIDAQSGAVTGVEALARWRKEAGTAISPDVFIPLAERAGMIDLLGMQVLRTSLHAATAWPRLSLGVNVSPLQLKNPRFVSQVQEAIKAADFDPRRLTVEVTEGVLISNPEQARRAIDGLKKIGVKVALDDFGSGYASIGSLRRFGFDRIKVDRSLVTALDLDHNAGAVLQATVALANALQIPVTAEGIETEQQATAVRLSGCDELQGYLFSRPVSADAVTALYCEAESGGLASQSSR
- a CDS encoding phosphoglycerate kinase yields the protein MGLDMYACTLRESPGRRKHPNFHGRMEQLYREKGGNDANFNCVILQLTAEDLDRLETAIHDRSLPPTEGFFFGVSEGSEVDDDLAFVAKAREALAAGLAVFYTSWW
- a CDS encoding trypsin-like peptidase domain-containing protein, whose translation is MATLPVADEDQRVYVIGRPLGGELSFSLQDNQLLDHEGSTSGKPTISGRVLLHYRAPTEPGSSGSQYFRLIGM